TTACCTTAAATATTCCAAATCCCTTTAAGGAGACCTTTTCCTTAGATAAAAGAGAATTTTTCATTATTTCTATACACTTTTCCACAACAATTTTTACATCTTTTCTTGGGAGCCCGGTCTCCTTATGTATTATCTGGATAATCTGATGCTTTGTCATTGTTTTCCC
The sequence above is a segment of the candidate division WOR-3 bacterium genome. Coding sequences within it:
- a CDS encoding HU family DNA-binding protein; its protein translation is MTKHQIIQIIHKETGLPRKDVKIVVEKCIEIMKNSLLSKEKVSLKGFGIFKVKWRKPRTGRNPATKEKVPIPARWRIVFEPSPKMKIPEE